From the Candidozyma auris chromosome 2, complete sequence genome, the window CAACTCGGTCAATAGCAATATCGTTAACGAGTGCAAATTCCATGTAGTTGCTGCCATAGCCGAGATTCTTCGACTTGGTCGAGTCATCATAATACATTGCGAACGAACCATCTTCGCTGACGACAACATTGTCGTCGTCGTCCATGAGCACATCTCCATTGTCTTTATTTTCATCGACAAGCTGCTTCAAGTCATTCGACTTAGGCAAAGGACAATTAGCATCGCAGTATTGAAGGTCATTTGTTTCAGGGTTCACATAAGTGAGATTCATTATACCATTGTTAGGATAGGTGTAAATTCTAAAAGCCTTCACACCGTTGTCGGCATCGTCAGGTAAATAGAGTCTGACTTTGGTAGGACTAAGTCCTCTCATTTCTGCTGGCAATTGTACAGCCCACTGGCCACCACTTTGAGGTTGGAGTTTCCACACACTGCTAGAGTCGGGACAAATAATACCCTTCGGATCACTATCTGAGTTGATTGAGGTGAATTCACCAtgcttcaaagaaatttttTGCTCAGCAGATATTAGAGACACGTTGGTTGAGTTCGAATGATTAAATCGGGAGGAGTTTGATGACATGTTGAGTTGCAAAAGTTCTGGAAGCCCCAAAGTGTCGAAAGAGCCGCCAAATATTATGGACCCCTCGTTGGGATCGTCGCTTTTTGGTTCTAGTTTTGTTATGGCGTTCACCATAGAGTCGTTGCCGAATCCCTTAAAAGGAAGCAGTCGTAGTTTTTTGGAAGTAGAATTGTAGACAGCTGCGCCCCTTGTGTTATTATATTCGAAGTCACCTCCGAGATATATGAGATCACCGTCGACGTAAGCGACCTTTACAGACCCACCCTCGATGGAGTCCTTTTTTTGATTACTCGAGAAGATGCTAGTGACTTCGCCAGTCGTGACGTTGTATATGAGTGGAGGGGTATATGTCTTGTTGTTAAACGAAGTGAAGGACCCCGTTAGAAGAACGCTGTCTTCGCCGAGGGGCAGGATCTGTGTAATGTCCCCGTCATTGACAGACCCAATTTTAATGTTGGCGTTATCTGAGACATTTCGAAGGTAAATGGAGACAGAATCGTCTGATCCAAGCAAAGACGATGAGGCGTTTTTGTAGGAGTAGAAAGACAAGGCGTCAAAAGAGCCCAAGAACCCTATGGAGCCACCCAGGTCTGAGAACTGGATATTGGGGAGTGAGACCTTATCGAAGGCGAATGCAAGGGAAGCAAAGATCGGTAGGAGTTTCATCAATGTTGAAGTGTGAGGATATGTGATAAACGAAGGACTAGGGTTGGAAATGCTGGTTTAGACGAGAAATTCACGAGGGTTGAGAATCTTAAGGGGTTCTGAAGGGGAAATTGACTCGAAATGGAGAAAGTCTCGACAGCTGGAAAGCTGATTCAGAATAAGGGCTCAGGAACGACTTTAGTAGTCCTATAGGAGCCAACGATAGACAAGAAAAGTTAGCCTCAGgtgctgttgatgaaggaactaaaagaaaaaaagagagctGTATAGGTTCGCGGTGAAGGGAGAGTACAAAAAGTTATGCGACttcttttcgcagccaaatgcACCTTGTATCACACCAGAATGAGGAATCTAAAATCCAGAACAAACTTGATTTGGAGTGTGATAGCTGAATACCTCGTTACTCGCCACAAAGCGACCTTGACTTAGGCGGGTGTTTCAAAAGGCGACGGGTGGATCGAGCGAACCCTTTTGAGGCAAAAGGTAAACACTGGGCGCAAAACCAACACGGCATACACGAGAGGCAGGGATTGTGCAGGCCTCGTGTAAGACAGTGGCCCAAGTGACTCGAGTGATACTTCGTGTATGAAGGGAATTTTACTTGAAGTTCTGGGTTAGTTAGAAGGAATTGTGAGGACTGAATACCTTATTTTCCTCTGCCTAGCaatctttccaaaaagatgGCTACTGATTCAGGGGAGCCTTGGGCAGTGTGGTCGCTCTGATGCACGGCTCACTAGCTCCTATTGTGTAGAATGCTTGTTATTGTGAGACCTCGAGTGTGTTGCAAAATTAGGGTTTGGAGGAAGAGTCTAGGTAATTTTGTTTATCTAACCAGCAAGATACTGGAGTGCTGGTCTAGGCAACTCCTCGGAATCTGTGTGAACAAGATAGCGGGCAAAGGCTTCCAGTGTGTTAAAAGTGGCTACAAACGATCGCaaacggctgcgaaattaGTATGTGAGTAGAAGAGGGATTTTTTGTACCTAGAGCTTTAGGGAATTTTAGTGTAAGGAGGAATCAGGTGAGGTTACACCACTTTGCGACCATATTCATAGTGTTAACTGGCTGTGAGATATGTGCAAAGGGGAGAGCGCAGTGGTGAATTCATTCTGCTTACTCCTTTCATAACACTTTATCGTAGAACTCTTCATCTTGCAAGCTTAAGCATCCACATTTGTTCTCGAACAAGGAATCATATTTGCCTTGTGGTTGATTTCATTGTGGCTAGGGATATAGGGTACATTGTCGCCTCACGTTAAAGATGTGTGAAgctttttattctttttttttcagtCCTTACCTAACTATACACATAAATAAGCTTGGGAAAATATTGGCAGCAACGAAGTTATGTATTGTATCGATTTAATTTGAatgttttttttatatttAGTAGTAAATTTAATTGTGAAAGTCAGGTGTAGTTTGCAAAATCTCGCAACATATCTCGTGAAGGTGCATAATGAAAATAATTGAAAAACCTTTGAAAAATCGAACAtctcctcaatttcaacgCCATGTAACATCACTACCACTTGGAAGCATCTCCGAGGTTTGGTAGCATTTCATTCCCTATTTCCTCGTTCTCCGAAAAGACGGAGGTGATAGTGTCGAAGATCGACATTACCATTAGGGACAACCGAGAAGTACATATCATTACTTCGATGGATTCATACACTTTTGATATAGTAATTAAAAGATACTTTgatttacattttttttcgatCATAAGTCCAAGATATGCTCTTTTTCGCTTGTCAACCTTGTCGGAGTCTGCTACTCCAAAGTGGGTACTGTATGGGCGCCTATACGCATATCTAAGATTCACTTTGTAGGAGGTTCTTTACTATCTAATGCCATTCCCACTTGGAACCGATCCTACCACGGTTCGCCAGCTTTTGCTCCAGCATACCTTCCTGCCGCTAGTATCGGTGCAATCTACCCACAGTGCAGATGTGCTTTTCCAACGACAATGCCTCAACGACCTGATCTCTGTGCTTCAGGTGCTTAAGCCATATGGCAATAATGCAAAATACTCCGTGCCAAACCAGAGATTCAAAATAACAAATTCTGCGCTAATATCGAGGGCTTATAGTCTGTTTCCGGTTCGCTTTGAGGCATCGTTCCCGGAGTTGATGCTGATTCAAAACTCAGACAACACTTCCCCAGAAAAGCTAAAAAGTCTCTTCAGCATAACAAGCTTGGAGCATCTactcaaaagctcaacaCAGACTTCGTCTATCTCATCAAGACCTCACGAAAAACTATACTTGGAGTTTTTCCGCATGGttatttcttcaaatcgCATTGTTCTGTTTGACACTTTGAACCACCCAGTGGCTCAAATTTTCGTGATTGACTACCACACAGACTCTTTGGAAGCAGTGAGAAAGCTCATTGTGGAGTTTCGTAACTACAACTTTCCCAAGTACTTCCAGATGTCTGACCTTTTGATGCATGTGTTCATCGTATACGACTCTCAAATGGTCCTGGAACAAGACGTGCATGCATATCAAAGTAAACTCCAAGGTAACCTCTCTGTTACATCCACCGCAGTACCTCTACTGATGGTAGCCTCGAACGATAACAACTACGTGAAATTATTCAAACTTGAAAGCGCAACAATAGAGGAAGAAGTTCAAAGCATAAGCTTGCAGCATTCgaaagaattgaaagaagaagatgtttACCTTAAGCTCCCCAAGGCCTTGGACACTGTTCTCAAGAGTCGCTGTCACGAATTTGTCAGTCGATATTTGATCCCTCACATGGAAGCCAAAATCAGGCTTTGGGGTGATCAGATTCTTGcaccaaaaaaatccaTAACAGGTAGATTTTTCTCCGTCTCAAGAAAACTTTTCAACAATAACAGCTCGAGTGACCTTAGTCAAGGACAGCAAACGCTGTTTAACCATCAAGGAAACTATTATTACCGTTCAAGTACTGAACAATCCATAAGAAAGCTAGCTGATTGGTCCCTCATACTCAAGGATTTTAAGTACGCCTATTCAGCTTACGATCTTATCAAGAAAGATTACATTAACGACAAAGCATGGGTCTATGTTGCGTCTACACAAGGAATGTGCATTATTTCACTTCTACTAACACAAACACAGCCGCTTTCGTCAGACACGCCACCTCAAGCACCCGACAAGAACACTTTACGCAAGATTCGTCACGACATAATAGAACCATATACTGACAACTTATCTTACACTTTCAAATCTCGTCTCAACGTCAAGACGTATGCTATACGAGCTTACCTAATTGTTGCTGAGCTTCTACTTAGTATGGGAATTATGTTTAGTATCCCATGGTGGTTCGGAGACCTCATTGAGAGTTACTACTTGAAGTGTATGGGTGAGTTTGATATTCATTTGGCATCATCACTGAAGAGCCCTCAAGTAATTCGAGCATTGCTTTATGAGAGATTAGGATACACCGCCAGTCATAATCATTTCATTCCAGGCGAGTTTAAGTTTCTTCTCGACGACGGAAAGAGTCATGTTCCTAAACGGGAGTTCAAAGAGGATACTTTAGTCatggaggaagagaaggatcACGAAATTaccgaggaagaaatgTATAGTAACGAACGCAAACTATACCCCACCAGAGCCAATGCTCTTGTTGGCCTAACAAGATTTCGAAAGAGTTCAGCGTGGTATCTTTTGGCAATGAGAGAATGGCTTGAGCTAAAAGACAAGGCATACGTAAGAACGCTTATGGAGAATGTCTCTGAGTGCTTCGAAGTTCCAGAACTAACAGACAACTGGTATGATAGGCCTGAGTGTCTACTAGGtattttgaaattgaaacTGAGGTAAGGTCGATTATATATATACAACGAGGCGGAAATCACTTTGGGCCTCTTTATAGAAGATAATAATCCACCATGCAAATCTTGTCACGTCAAACACGCTATTCTAATTGCCTTATGGCaagttttcttctcttaTCCATAGTCatgttgatgttttcaTTTTTATCATCTTTCGATACCAATCCcaagaagtttttcaaCTTGCTTCCGGCGTTTGGCATCAATGCAACATTCTCAGCTCCTTTGAGACGAGACAAGCTAAAAAGCTTAGAATTGATTCCCCCAACATGCGGGTCGCCCAtatcatcctcatcatgGCCGATGAAGTCTTTGGCGTTTAGGATCCCATGACGAACAGAAAAGTCAAACACTGCATTACTCACCATCTTCACGACGGAGCCAATATAACCAGGGAAAAATGTGCATAATGCAAACAGATTGGATCTGTCGCCTTTTGGCTGGTTTTCATCGAATTTGAGGTTTGTTGGAGATGCCACAGGAGATGCCTCGAGGTTCTTGCTCTTGATTGAGATTGGTATCAAATATGATTGTCTCTCATTTGCTCCTTCTTTTAAGAACCTCAAGTACACCCATGAtacaaagaaagagacgaACGCCTCACAATGCATGATATGCCAATCTGATATGACGAGACTAGCGACTAGCAAGAACAGACACCAGCAGAAGGGAATAAATGTAACTTTGATGCGAATAAGATTTTTATACAAGATGACATAGTGGTTGGCTATGCGCTGTTTCACGGCCACCAAGCAGCTCATGACAATGGATGTGGTGGAAGTGACCACCGGAGGCACCAGCTCCACATGGAATAAGGCGTTTTTGGCAGCATACCAAAAGTAGAGCGCCATGTTTGTTGAAAGCGTAGTGATAACAATGAACTTCAAAAACGCCTTGGGACCCCACTTAGCCTCCAAGTACCAACCAAGGTAGAAAACACTTGCGGTGGCCAAGGTGAGACCAATGAAGCTCTCCTCTATGAATGACGCCGTGAGAAGCACCCACGGTCTGGTAGCCACAGGAGATCGAGTGGGAATGAATGTGAGAAATGGAACGTATAGATCATGCGGATGAGGCACTTCTTCACTCCCGCCAGCGGCAATGTTGTCATTATCATCTGCCAGCCTATGGGCAGCCACTATGAGCAGGAAGTACGTATAGTACTTGAGCAGGAAGTTTAGAAGCGATAGCAGCACTACCGACACTGTGACGATAGACGCCACTTTTGGCGGGTTCATGGTGCAGATTGACGCTGAAAATGATTTTAGGGTAAAGATGGATGAACCACTAGTTAGTAGAACACGCAACATCGCTCAACTATGTGTGTAGTAGAAAACGCGAAACACAATCGACAGATCTACATCTCAAGAGCACACATGCCTATGCTAGGGCTACTTCGAAGAGTGCCTGCCATGCAGGCTCGTACAAGACTATATTCCACAGTGCAGCCTCGGGAAAAGCCGAAATGGAgatatcttcttctggggTCGATGCTTAAGTCGGTGGTGCTCACGTTGGTATTTGGGTCTGCAGTGATAGACGCAGCCAGAGGCCGCAAGGAGCTTGAGGCCCTCAAGGCAGCTTACGAAGCCAAGTTTCAGATTTTAGAGGACGTTACTAGGAAGATTAGGGCAAGAGAACCTGTGGATGTGGCTCAGGAGATAAGGATAGCTAATGCTATTACTAGGCATAAGTATAACTCCGTAACAGACGTTGAGATCGATGAGCagtttgaagaatttcTAAAAATGGCAGAGGAGAATACTACAGATTCAGAGCCAAGTGCCTCTTCTACTCAACCGCCACAGGAAGCTATTCTGTCATCAAAATTTCTCTAACTTGTGTATATATACCCAATTCATTAAAACATTCAAGAAACGAACCCCACACCGCACTACCTAGACAACTGCCAACTTTCTTATGCTTCTTCTGTGCGTGTCGCCAGCCTCGACAACTTTGCCCTCCTGCTGTAATCTCCTGATGCACTCGTTCACGTCATGGTTTTCGATTCTTACACTCAGCTTTTCATTTAGCTTGGCCACGAGCTCGGTGAATCGAAGTTGCTGATTGGGACAGTCATCAAGCATAGCAAGCAATTCGTGAGCCAAGTCCTCCTGCATTCTTCTCTGAGCCGACGTTGTACCGGTTTGAACCATGTCCATATCAATTCTACCTGTGATGGGATCAGTGGCATAGTCCTTGATAGCAGACTTGATCAAACGAACAGCTTCCTTGACGTCAATGAGATCAACTGTGGGACTCAATCTCATCTTTGCATGGGCCTCAGCCAAACGTACCATGGACTCCAATTGTCTTGTGGTGGCAGTGATTCTCTTCTCAGAGGATCTGGCATCATCTCCAAGCTTCCTCATGTCAACATACGCTCTGACCAACTCCGCTTTACTTTCGGCAGTTATTTGAGGATTAACGTTCTCCTTCGCATATTGAATGTAGATACTCAAGGTCTCAACTGGAAGCACCGTCTTTGCAGACACTGTGTCAGGGACATCCTCCAAGTACATATCTGTGATGTGGCGAGCCAATTGTCTATCAATAGATTCATCTACCTTGTCCAAAATCAAGTACACAAGGTCAAAACGGGACAACAACGGAGGTGGCAAATCAATGTTGCTGGTGACAGGCAAGTTGGGGTCGTAACGAGAGTTAATTGGATTTGCGGATGCTAAAATAGACGTTCTGGCATTCAATGTGGTGATGATTCCAGCCTTTGCGATCGAAATGGTCTGTTGCTCCATCACTTCGTGCAAGACAGATCTCGTGGCATCACTCATCTTATCGAACTCATCGATACAACAGACACCACCATCAGAAAGGACAAGAGCACCGGACTCCAAAACAAGTTGTTTGGTGTCAATATCTCTGGTGATGTAGGCCGTCAAACCGACTGCGGAAGAACCCTTGCCGGACGTGTAGATTCCCCTTGGAGCGATCTTATGGACGTATTGCAAGAGTTGAGATTTCGAAGTGGAAGGATCACCGCAGAGCAAGATATTGATATCACCTCTGTATCTTCCACCTTTACGAAATGTCTTGTtggcaccaccaaaaagttgaagcaaAATACCTTTCTTGACATCGTCCATCTCATAAATAGAGGGAGCCAATGAACGAGCCAACACCTCATACAAGTCGTCTCTTTGAGAGATTTCTTTAACATGAGCGATGTCCTCGGCACTCAATCTCCTCACTTCCTCAACTTCATTGGTATCGGTTGCTCTCTGCAGCATCGTCGATGGATCAACACCCAATCTTTTGTTgtcgatcttcttgatgtggACAACATCCAAATATGTCTTGTAAAGGTTCTTGACAGCTCTTTGACGAGCATTGACACGAACGGGCAACGAACGGAAGATACCACAGACCTCAATACGGTCACCAGCACGACAGGAGTCCACGAGCTCATCGTAGACACACAAATTGATCGAGTGAGGCGTTTGACCGTCTGGGACCAAGTCCGGAGTTTCCTGCAACTTGATTACTTGTTTAtcagcaaaagaagagcgGTTGTGGATCAAAGCCATGGAGTTCAGTTGACCACAGACCAGCCTTGGGCATTTCGTTGGTTCAGAAATGACACCACGGTCAATTTCTACCGCCATAGTGTGGTCACAAGCACTacacttgaagaaagccaCCTTCATGTCGGGAATAATGGCACTGGCCCGCAACACCAATCCCTTGACGCTGACTAGCTTATCGATATCGTTGGGGTTCAAGTCACGCATACCACGGCGCACAGCATTGATGTTGTAAGGACGGATGGTGTAGATGTTTGTCTCGATGTCGTCGATGGAAGCGGGCTCATTGGTGGTCAGGTCCAGGAACAACGAAACAAGGCAGTCTTTCACAGTTTGATCCATAATGGGAATCACTTCTTGAGGGTAGTTGATAAGCTGGTGGTAGAGTCTCCGTGTTTGCTTGTAGGCAAGCAAGTTGGCGGCGtccaagttcaagttggtgGTACCCAAGTCTCTCATATTGTTGAGCTGTTGGACGTAGTAAAGCTCCGAGTCTTCAGGCTCAACGTCCTCGCCGTCCATGTGTTTTCTCCCCTTCATCTTAAACAGCATTAAGAAATCTCTGAACGCATTGGAGCACTCCTGGATCGACACGTTGGTACCCCAGATCACCCTCACTGGCTCTGCAGACTCTCCCTCAGACCCTAATTGGGACGAACCAAACTGGCTACCTCCGTCGCTTCTCAACTGGTTGCCCCTTTCACTCGAGAGCTGTCCATTGTCGAACATTCTACGTCTCATGGGCGAAGCGGACGCGTCTCCAGACAAGTCCGACCTCGCAGGTCTTCTGTGAATTCTCTCCACGTCCGAAGTGTAGTTGTCTGAACGAGCTCTTGTGGTCGAGGCATCTGAACCATGATGACGGCTCAGCGACAAATCGTATGAAAATGGCGACGAAACCTGTCTGGGCTTATCTGACGAGGTGTCAGCGAAAAGAAGCGGTGAAGATGCCTCTGGGATCTGTGTTTGCGATTGTGACTGAGAATTGGAATTTGAATGAGATCCTGAATTGTGCTCAGGGGTGTGCACTGAGTCGCCGTTTGAAGGTCTCACAGGAGAGGACGACATGGCAATTTAAAAGCAAATGGTGGTAGTTTTttggagttgatgaagttggtAGTGGAAAAAGCGTGTAGTGGTGCGAAATgccttttttcttttttttggaacgCGACGCGCGTAATTAATCCTAATCCGGCAGTGTCCCCTctaatggctgcgaaaagagaGAGGTCTTCGTTGACTATCAGATGAGGATAGCAACACATATACGGTAAGATCTGCTGAAAATGGTCACGAAAAGATTCCAAGCTTCTCTTAGTACTGCAATGGTTTGTGGCGGTTGCTGTCACTTACATTACTAAGAGCGTTGGGCCCTACGAGACGAGTAAACATAGCAAGAACTATGAACTTATATGCTGTGCCtgattgcaaaatttgTCATGTACTTGATTGCGTAGAGCAGAGCTTATTATGATTGTTGAAATCATGTCGTAATGTGAGGGACCTTCAAAATTGGTTTGTTAATGATGGTCTTCTACTAAGCACTGGATGGTGGAAAGCAACAACGTTTGATACCAAGTCACCTCAATAGCGATGTATCTTTTCTCGTGAATAGTCAAGAAtaacttcttctttctctttggaggTTCCAGCACCCTTTTGATTGAGTGATTTGTTAACGCTACTGCAATTTTTCAGATACATCTAACTTGAGGTAGATCTCTCATGGAACTGAAACTTGGACTTATATTTCTGCCTCAACTTGCTAGAATTACTTCCGACGGCGGTTGAATCTGCCTACCCAGTCAGGACGCTTCGCATCTCCCCAACTTTGATACACCAAGCATTATAGCAACCAAAAAATTCACTTTAGGTACTCGGGACTTTACCATAACTTATGTATCCTCCAGATACGGCCCATGTACTTTCTTACCTATCAGGTACATGCCACACTACTTACAAATCACTAGCAACCCGAACACTAAGATCTCAGGGGACTTCACAACCTTTTATGATACAATCATCGAGCCCAAATCAAAGAGAATGTCGAAGATCTCACTGCAAGGTAGACTTTCCCTCCCACCACATTTTCACACATTGtcatttttcgcagccatgcCAACTCGAGCAACTCATAGGTGTCATTAACCAATAAGTTAACAAATTGGACAGTCACAGTTCACCAACAAATCCTAAACACAGGTTGTGATCCTTCCCACTTCTGTCGAATGTGAAGACAGACACTTTTCCAGAAATATCCCGGTAATACTATGGCTCCTTGTTTCCTCGCTCTTCCCTCGGTTCGGCTGGTGAGGGGAGGGACCCGGGGCTATACCATGTGACGTGCGAAGCCGGGCCCCCATACGCTTTATATAGCGGCCGAGGTTACCCCAGATGTCAAGACGTTTAATAGACACCTGTTGATTAATTGAATCACAAATTTTCCAAATATCATAATTTCTAAACTCACACTACAATGGTCAAGGTAACTGTCTGCGGAGCCGCTGGTGGCATTGGTCAACCCCTTTCGCTTTTGCTCAAATTGAACGCTAGAGTGTCCCATTTGTCCCTATACGATATCGTCAACGCCAGAGGCGTGGCCGCCGACTTGAGCCATATCAACACTCCTGCTACCGTTTCAGGACACCAGCCTGCAAACAAGGAGGATAAGACGGCGTTGGTTGAGGCCTTGCAAGGTTCGGACGTGGTGATCATTCCTGCCGGTGTACCTAGAAAGCCAGGAATGACCAGAGCTGACTTGTTTAACATCAATGCTTCTATTGTGCGTGATTTGGTGGCCAATATTGGCAGAACTTGTCCCAACGCTGCGATTTTGATTATTTCCAACCCTGTCAACGCTACTGTCCCTATCGCTGcagaggtgttgaagaaattggGCGTCTTCAACCCTAGGAAGCTATTTGGTGTGACCACTCTTGATTCCGTGAGAGCAGAGACTTTCTTGGGTGGCCTCATTGGCGAAAAACCAGAGACTTTGAGGGGTAAGATTTCTGTCATCGGTGGCCACTCTGGTGACACTATTGTGCCCTTGACTCACATAGACCCTAAGATTGCTGCAAAGGTCGACAAGCTTTCTCCTCTGCAATACAAGGAATTCGTTCACCGTGTTCAgtttggtggtgatgaggttgtcaaggccaagaacGGTGCTGGCTCTGCTACATTGTCAATGGCGTACGCTGGTTACAGATTTGCTGAGAACATATTGGACTCTATTTCTGGGCCCGGATTTTCATCCAAGGTGCCAGACTCCGCTTACGTATACTTGCCAGGTTTGCGTGATGGCGCTGACTTGCAAGCCAAATTAAATGATGTCAGTTTCTTCTCCGTTCCAGTCCACTTGTTGAACGGTGAAATCCTGGCATTCGAGGACCCattgaagctcaaggtCACCTCTGAGGAACAAGAGTTTGTTAAGGTGGCTTTGAAGGGATTGAGTCTGTCTATAGCTCAGGGCACCAACTTTGTGGCTGGCTCCAAGATTTAGTGCTAATATCTTATTACATTTAGTTCATGATTCT encodes:
- the GSG1 gene encoding Gsg1p — encoded protein: MPFPLGTDPTTVRQLLLQHTFSPLVSVQSTHSADVLFQRQCLNDSISVLQVLKPYGNNAKYSVPNQRFKITNSALISRAYSSFPVRFEASFPELMSIQNSDNTSPEKLKSLFSITSLEHLLKSSTQTSSISSRPHEKLYLEFFRMVISSNRIVSFDTLNHPVAQIFVIDYHTDSLEAVRKLIVEFRNYNFPKYFQMSDLLMHVFIVYDSQMVSEQDVHAYQSKLQGNLSVTSTAVPLSMVASNDNNYVKLFKLESATIEEEVQSISLQHSKELKEEDVYLKLPKALDTVLKSRCHEFVSRYLIPHMEAKIRLWGDQILAPKKSITGRFFSVSRKLFNNNSSSDLSQGQQTSFNHQGNYYYRSSTEQSIRKLADWSLILKDFKYAYSAYDLIKKDYINDKAWVYVASTQGMCIISLLLTQTQPLSSDTPPQAPDKNTLRKIRHDIIEPYTDNLSYTFKSRLNVKTYAIRAYLIVAELLLSMGIMFSIPWWFGDLIESYYLKCMGEFDIHLASSSKSPQVIRALLYERLGYTASHNHFIPGEFKFLLDDGKSHVPKREFKEDTLVMEEEKDHEITEEEMYSNERKLYPTRANALVGLTRFRKSSAWYLLAMREWLELKDKAYVRTLMENVSECFEVPELTDNWYDRPECLLGILKLKSR
- the CDC54 gene encoding MCM DNA helicase complex subunit MCM4, which produces MSSSPVRPSNGDSVHTPEHNSGSHSNSNSQSQSQTQIPEASSPLLFADTSSDKPRQVSSPFSYDLSSSRHHGSDASTTRARSDNYTSDVERIHRRPARSDLSGDASASPMRRRMFDNGQLSSERGNQLRSDGGSQFGSSQLGSEGESAEPVRVIWGTNVSIQECSNAFRDFLMSFKMKGRKHMDGEDVEPEDSELYYVQQLNNMRDLGTTNLNLDAANLLAYKQTRRLYHQLINYPQEVIPIMDQTVKDCLVSLFSDSTTNEPASIDDIETNIYTIRPYNINAVRRGMRDLNPNDIDKLVSVKGLVLRASAIIPDMKVAFFKCSACDHTMAVEIDRGVISEPTKCPRSVCGQSNSMALIHNRSSFADKQVIKLQETPDLVPDGQTPHSINLCVYDELVDSCRAGDRIEVCGIFRSLPVRVNARQRAVKNLYKTYLDVVHIKKIDNKRLGVDPSTMSQRATDTNEVEEVRRLSAEDIAHVKEISQRDDLYEVLARSLAPSIYEMDDVKKGILLQLFGGANKTFRKGGRYRGDINILLCGDPSTSKSQLLQYVHKIAPRGIYTSGKGSSAVGLTAYITRDIDTKQLVLESGALVLSDGGVCCIDEFDKMSDATRSVLHEVMEQQTISIAKAGIITTLNARTSILASANPINSRYDPNLPVTSNIDLPPPLLSRFDLVYLILDKVDESIDRQLARHITDMYLEDVPDTVSAKTVLPVETLSIYIQYAKENVNPQITAESKAELVRAYVDMRKLGDDARSSEKRITATTRQLESMVRLAEAHAKMRLSPTVDLIDVKEAVRLIKSAIKDYATDPITGRIDMDMVQTGTTSAQRRMQEDLAHELLAMLDDCPNQQLRFTELVAKLNEKSSVRIENHDVNECIRRLQQEGKVVEAGDTHRRSIRKLAVV
- the MDH1-3 gene encoding malate dehydrogenase; this encodes MVKVTVCGAAGGIGQPLSLLLKLNARVSHLSLYDIVNARGVAADLSHINTPATVSGHQPANKEDKTALVEALQGSDVVIIPAGVPRKPGMTRADLFNINASIVRDLVANIGRTCPNAAILIISNPVNATVPIAAEVLKKLGVFNPRKLFGVTTLDSVRAETFLGGLIGEKPETLRGKISVIGGHSGDTIVPLTHIDPKIAAKVDKLSPSQYKEFVHRVQFGGDEVVKAKNGAGSATLSMAYAGYRFAENILDSISGPGFSSKVPDSAYVYLPGLRDGADLQAKLNDVSFFSVPVHLLNGEISAFEDPLKLKVTSEEQEFVKVALKGLSSSIAQGTNFVAGSKI